The following coding sequences are from one Gossypium hirsutum isolate 1008001.06 chromosome A12, Gossypium_hirsutum_v2.1, whole genome shotgun sequence window:
- the LOC107918399 gene encoding zinc finger protein 37, protein MKNAVFSKVLSLFASFATKGSHVGSRHIRTHMKHDSFAETEEESADMPINRLISTANPRNIKRFIVSEAGGQSAAYGLRENPKKTKRFSDSGNGSSLKEMMVCKECGKGFRSLKALCGHMSCHSDNGEKQKEIMDSQSDTETSAPSKRRSRRGTPKTIGVYRNNNSENLGNGSSSVSEIVQEQEEVAMCLMMLSRDSGCRKRMNSAPDSSDNNSVVLEDKSSSIDVTITIKNDMNRGGFLKMTKQRDNKLKKSPESDPSSENSDSGYFRNGPKKVESDDSVDGFLKNNEFKKPNIESGSGFRDMDATSSKCLSKFKSVKTGSSKYDLRRNGKNDYYSPQKGSKYECLTCSKTFDSHRALGGHRASHTKVNGYNESIQESYENNLANDSFTAPMSDTKVTKASSNGKRLGVPRGSSYNAEKRLGSEKNKGHECPFCFRVFKSGQALGGHKRSHFVGGSDDRTLAIKQDSSDMPALIDLNLPAPVEEDALGNATGFMP, encoded by the exons ATGAAAAATGCAGTATTTTCTAAGGTTTTGAG TTTGTTTGCAAGTTTTGCAACAAAAGGTTCTCATGTTGGAAGTCGTCACATAAGAACTCATATGAAGCATGATAGTTTCGCTGAAACAGAGGAAGAATCTGCTGACATGCCCATAAACAGACTTATTTCCACCGCTAATCCCAGAAACATAAAGAGATTTATCGTGTCCGAAGCTGGTGGCCAATCTGCAGCTTATGGTTTAAGGGAAAACCCCAAGAAAACCAAGAGGTTTTCGGATTCAGGCAATGGTTCTTCACTCAAAGAGATGATGGTGTGTAAAGAATGTGGTAAGGGCTTTCGATCATTGAAAGCTCTTTGTGGTCACATGTCTTGTCATTCAGATAATGGTGAAAAACAAAAGGAGATAATGGATAGTCAGTCAGATACTGAGACATCAGCTCCAAGTAAAAGGAGATCCAGAAGGGGTACACCTAAGACAATCGGTGTTTACCGTAATAATAATTCAGAGAATCTGGGGAATGGTTCTTCGTCTGTATCAGAGATAGTGCAAGAACAAGAAGAGGTGGCAATGTGTTTGATGATGTTGTCAAGGGATTCTGGTTGTAGAAAACGAATGAATTCAGCTCCTGACTCTTCAGATAACAACTCTGTTGTGTTGGAAGACAAGTCATCGTCTATTGATGTGACGATTACTATTAAGAACGACATGAACAGGGGTGGGTTTTTGAAGATGACAAAGCAAAGAGACAACAAGTTGAAGAAATCTCCTGAATCTGATCCTTCTTCTGAGAATTCTGATTCTGGGTATTTTAGAAATGGACCAAAGAAGGTGGAATCAGATGATTCTGTCGATGGGTTTCTCAAGAACAATGAGTTTAAGAAGCCTAATATAGAATCTGGATCTGGGTTCAGAGACATGGATGCAACTTCTagcaagtgtttgagtaaattcaaAAGTGTGAAAACTGGATCTTCAAAGTATGATTTAAGAAGAAATGGGAAGAATGATTATTACAGTCCTCAAAAGGGAAGCAAATATGAATGTTTAACCTGTAGCAAGACGTTTGACTCCCATAGGGCTCTTGGAGGGCATAGAGCAAGCCATACAAAGGTGAATGGCTACAATGAGTCAATACAGGAGAGTTATGAAAATAACTTGGCAAATGATTCTTTTACGGCTCCAATGAGTGATACCAAAGTTACCAAGGCTTCTTCAAATGGTAAAAGGCTTGGTGTTCCTCGTGGTTCATCTTACAATGCTGAGAAAAGATTGGGTTCAGAGAAAAACAAGGGCCATGAGTGCCCATTTTGCTTCAGAGTTTTCAAGTCAGGCCAAGCTTTAGGAGGTCATAAAAGGTCCCATTTTGTCGGAGGTTCAGATGACAGAACATTGGCGATCAAACAAGACTCATCAGATATGCCAGCTCTAATTGATCTTAACCTTCCAGCTCCTGTTGAGGAAGATGCATTGGGGAATGCTACTGGGTTCATGCCTTAG
- the LOC107918820 gene encoding probable WRKY transcription factor 57, with translation MEEKEGGKPGTAFTSESSWTFSGPDSVSSSVNYFFDRDSNILSEFGWDLQPDHADDFGRFAELDRTDSARPELAGNLSASQSCAAADLVVRCSVSGTASNPGGSADVSTSNPSVSSSSSEDLPEKSTGSGGKPPEIPSKVRKKGQKQIRQPRFAFMTKSEIDHLEDGYRWRKYGQKAVKNSPFPRSYYRCTNSKCTVKKRVERSSEDPAIVITTYEGQHCHHGIAFPRGGLICHEAAFAGQLTPPVSQIYHPGVQSHRQMPPSITQSQPHQAPVDVGEPHPEPEPTSQLPTDEGLLGDIVPPGMRGR, from the exons ATGGAAGAAAAAGAGGGGGGCAAGCCAGGAACTGCGTTTACATCCGAGTCGAGCTGGACATTTTCTGGACCTGACTCAGTCTCCAGCAGCGTCAATTACTTCTTTGACAGGGACAGTAATATACTGAGTGAGTTTGGTTGGGATCTACAACCGGACCATGCCGATGACTTTGGACGGTTCGCTGAACTCGACCGGACTGACTCCGCCAGGCCTGAATTGGCGGGAAACTTGAGCGCCTCTCAAAGCTGTGCTGCAGCTGATCTTGTTGTTCGTTGTTCGGTTTCGGGGACGGCTTCGAATCCGGGTGGGTCAGCTGATGTGTCGACATCGAATCCGTCGGTGTCGTCGAGCTCCAGTGAGGATCTGCCGGAGAAATCTACGGGCTCCGGCGGAAAACCGCCCGAGATACC GAGTAAGGTGAGGAAGAAGGGCCAAAAGCAAATACGGCAGCCACGTTTTGCATTTATGACCAAGAGTGAGATTGATCATCTTGAAGATGGCTATCGATGGCGAAAATATGGACAAAAAGCGGTTAAAAACAGCCCATTTCCTAG GAGCTACTATCGCTGTACAAATAGCAAATGCACAGTGAAGAAGAGGGTAGAACGCTCTTCTGAAGATCCTGCCATTGTTATCACTACATATGAAGGTCAACACTGTCATCACGGTATCGCATTCCCCAGAGGTGGACTCATCTGCCATGAAGCTGCCTTTGCTGGTCAATTGACACCGCCAGTCTCACAAATTTATCATCCAGGGGTGCAGTCACATAGGCAAATGCCTCCTAGCATAACACAATCACAGCCGCACCAAGCACCCGTTGACGTAGGAGAACCACATCCGGAGCCTGAACCCACCTCACAGCTCCCCACAGATGAAGGGTTACTCGGTGATATTGTGCCTCCTGGAATGCGCGGCAGATGA